DNA sequence from the Armigeres subalbatus isolate Guangzhou_Male chromosome 1, GZ_Asu_2, whole genome shotgun sequence genome:
AATAAGTGGAAGAAGTGTGATagcgaagcaaaaaaaaaggaaCTTTGTTTCCTGAAGTGAAGACTGAGCTGAACGGAACGGTTGGAGTCGAGAGAAGGAGAGATTGCGAGGAAGCAGTTGATCGAATCTCACACTTCTGACGGCGAGGAGCATCGTTCTCAAATTCATCAGcaccatttaatttcaccaagaCTGAGTTGTATCAGCCAATTCAAGTCCGCAGCAGACTGCCGTCGGAAGATCGAGGCTGAAGCgaaaacaacagcagcagcagttggAATTTTCTTTGTGGAttaatgttcctgaaaaaaagtTTATGAAATCTATTTGTTAGAGAGTGAATTAAATTAAAGCATATCGATTCGAGTGTGGTGCCAAATGGTTGAAGAGCAGTGAAAAAAAGCGCAGGCACTAATCAGATAGAAGAAAAaccaaattcaaatgaatagtGGTAAAAGTGTGCAGTAAGTGTCGTTTACCCGTGGCAAGTGGTTTCGCTGCCACGTCGGGGTTCAACGTTGGAGTGGAGGAAATTccgcagcagcagcatcatcaACACTGGCAACAGAATGGCGATGGCAGCGTGCTATCCAAACTACGACTTGTCCTCGTCGGCCGGGATTGGacatcagcagcagcaacagccaTCGTTGCATCATTTGTCGTTACCATCGCGGTTGACGGGTGGTGCACCAACGATGGCCCAGAAAGACTACAGCATACCACTTCACGTGGACTGTAGCGTAGAATACGAGTTACCAAACCAGGCAAAGCCGCCGGTGGGTGCCCGAGTGGAACCGTTGCTGATGATTCATCCGTGCTATTTCCGCAAGATGGAGAGCCAGCGGAGGAGTCCTTTCATTAACAATATGCCAAATTCAACCCGTAGTTCTAATTCAATTGTTGCCAACGTTGTTGATTCATCTTCAATGAGCCGACGGAGCTCCAAGTCCAGTTCCCAGCAGCAGGctcaacagcaacaacagcagcagcagcagcaacatgCTGTTGTTACGAGCCATCAGAGTACTATGCAACGTCATCAAAATCTGCAACAACAGATTGACGAGTACGTTCAAAGGCAGATGGCTCAGCGGTCCCAACAGGCACACTACCCTGTTGGGACGAGTAgccagcagcaacaacaacaacaacagtcaCAACATGTTCAATCTCAGCAGCATCGCCATCATTCTCATCAACCGCAGCCtcaacagcagcaacagcaacttCATCAACAGCAGTCACATCTGTCCAGTCAACAGCAATCCACCAATCAATACAGCTTGCAGAgtcaacaacagcaacaacagcaactAGTAAATACCTCAGACTGGAGCTGCTACATGGCCCCCGATGGGGTTGTCCGAGGCTACAGAAAACCCAACCTAGCTAACCAAACTGCCTACAGTAACAGTAATAGTAGCAGTAGTAGCATCGTTAGCAACAGCAGCAAGTCAAAAGTCATCAAGCGTAGTAATACGGGTATGCCGCCGCAACTGGCAGCCGCCGGGTCCGGGGGCCATCAgcagcatcagcagcagcaccaACAGAATCTTATAGCTGCCACCTGTGCCGCATTCAGCAGCGGCGGCAGCAGTTTGGAGGGTGGCCTACCATCCGGTCCCCGGTGGGACATCGAAAAGACTTCAATGGCCGCTGTGCCTCGCGATTTCCAGGCTGGTCCGGAATCGTTACCGATCAAAGCGAATGCTAGTCTACTGGCCGCTGCTGCCATCAGTTCCCAAACAGCCCCCATGAGCAGTAACAATAATAACAACAATAGCTATCAACCGTCGGCAACGATGTACCGAAACCCGTCGGTAGTTGGCAAACGAGATGCTATGCTTTCCGGAGGCTGTGCTGTATATAGTAATAAtagcaacaataacaataaccTTAGGAACAATAACAACGGTACGGAACTGGGCGGAAGTGGCAGTGGCAGCGGAAGTCTGTGGGACTCAACGGCTGCCCTGCTGGAGAAGAGTCCGATGGCCACGATACCGCGGGATTATCAAGCTGGGCCGGAACATATGGCGTGCAGCAAGATGTCCGCCGTGGCCAACGGAATGCTCGGCGCCACCGCTTCCGGTCACTCGCTGATGCGTTCCGGCGCAACAGGAAACACATCGGCCAGCAGTTACCATCATAACCACCATCATCACCAGTCATCGTCGTCGGCGGAGAAGGCCGCCCTGTTTGCGGGCAAGTACCGTCAACATCAGCGGGCTTCCCATCGGCTGCATCCGTACATGATGACCAGCTCGATGGGCGGCTCCTTTCCGCCGTTGATGGGTCCAGCATTCCCGCAGATGCAGCAAGTGTCGTGCTATAATGTGTGATTCTAAGAAAACGCAGAAGAAGATTGGGCAAAGAGAGTTGCCGTCGCCGACGAAgcagaagatgaaataatttaaTGAATGGTTAATCATCGCTATAATCTCTTTGTTTGTGTCTTAGGATGACGAAGAAAATGAATGCAAAAGTAtggcaagaaaaaaaattataatcgaGCAACTTTTTTCGTTGCATTTAAATGTGATAGTAGTTTTACTCCAAGCAACTTCGAAAGATAgtaaagaaaataataattacaAAATAGGATACAAGTTAAGGGAAATCAAGAAAATATCGCTATATATTAAAATATGTGTTCCAAAGAAAGTCAAGCGAAACGTAGTGAATACAACAGCAAAAATAGAAGAAAGTTTGTGAAGCCGTCGGAACGAAGCCGCGGAAGCGATGCTACATTGAGCGAAAATTCCTAGTGAAGATGATGGGATGTTTATGTAGAGGGTGCACGCTGTGTAGATCGAAGTTGAAGTGAAGATTGTGATaattgttcgaaaaaaaaagttgaccgAAGAAAAAATCCGAGAAGACATCATTTTGGATTACCCTCAGCAGCTGCCAATCTATCATCGTCAGCTTCATCCATAGGAAACTGTCACTGCATAAGAATGTCGCCTACGTATCATCAATATTAATCGGTTCTCCGTCGTGGTGGCTGTCGCTTTATTGTCTGACGAACGGAATCCATCGGGAGGACGATGCTGGCGACGGCTACCACCACCGCCGCTACTAGCTCCTATTTGAACATCTTTCGATGAGACTTGGAGGCCAGAATTAAATTGAACTTAGGAATGATAGTAGCAACCGCGAGCTTTGTTCTTCACGCTCCAACACTCATCTCCTCGCTAACAAAAAATGTACACCTACACTCACTCATACATAATGACAAACAACCACATGCAGAATTACATTGTAAAACCCTCTTCCTAttcgagaaatgaaaaaaaaattataaaacaaataTCGAGGGATTAGAACTGATTACCGCCTATAGAAAGATAAAAAAGAGAGATAGAGACGATACACAATACAGACCAGAACGCAAGCTCTAGAATGTAAATGAAGAACAGAACCTTCTCCCGTATCCCTACCCCCGTGTCATCGCTACCGAATACAGCCGGAACAAAAGTCTCTTTTGAAGCTTACCCTCGTATTCTATTGttatgtttttcttttcttttttagtGTCatcttttttaagttttttcgtATTTGCATAGATTTGTATATTGCCTTTGTTCTTAGTGTATTTTATGTTTCCTAAAGAAAATCTTTTATCTAAATATAAATTGTATCTCAGTGAACGTTATCCGTACACACATTCATAAAACCGCATcgcctttgtttttattttaatctgGGTAACTCCGTGGTACTTTCACTCGATTCTCCATTGTTTTCGCACTTTGTAATAGAAgacgcaacaaaaaaaaaacacatttcatACTCTCAATAAACTGAATCGCTTTGGAAGTCGAAACAAAAGTTACACACTCACAAATCTCACATAGTCAAACAAAAAGTAAACTACACACCTTCTCGTTggaataaaaccaaaatcaaataatcaagcTGAACAAACAGAAAGCATTGTATTACACACAAAATTATATCCAAAGTAACCAGAAAAAAGTAACTATTCAGTAATAGAAGAAAAgttaaaatttaaatgaaaaagtAAAAACATTAGTGAGAAAGGGAGACACGAAGAAGCTGCggagagaaaaagaaaaagttaCGAAAAGGGAAGAGCGTGGGGGGAGCGAGCATAAGATACTGAGGATAGTGACCGGACAGGAGAGCAGAGTAAATAGACGAGAACACTAAGCGGAACGGCGCTAGCGTAGTCAGCAGATCAGAGAAGAAGAAATCTTATGCGAAACCTTGAATCGGCCCAGTCCGAGTAATCTTTGTTTGTACATATTCTTTGGGTGAGAAACTGACGGACCGGACGGGACGCGACGGACCGACTGATTGACAGCCAGACTGACGACCCGACGTATACAGTTAGTAGAACCGCGCCCAAGTAAGCGGGACACAAAGCCCTTGCATGTATGCATGATGAAACCAATTGTATAAATTatgataatttaattatttaaaacaaaaacggtgaaaacaaatggaaaaatgcaaaaaaccaACAAAAACAGATCAAATGGAAAATAATAATCGCTCTTATGCAAAAAGTTGAAAACAAAATCTTCTTTTGATCGTTTTATTACGCTTGAATTCGAAACAATCTCTCTTTTGCCaagataatgatgatgatgatatggGTTCCTTCCGGTTCGGGAATTCTGATGAATCGAAGATAGGTAGGTATGATGTTGGTCTGCTCCATCTGCGACGGCGGTGGTTTTGTTGTTCTTGTTGTTGGTCTGGTTTTCGGTCTGACGTTTGTGGGGCAATGGTACTGACGATAGTGCGCGAGGGCGCATGCGGCGAAATACAGACGGTTTACAGCTGTGTGAgaatggagatttttttttctcggttgGGTGGAAACGGGATGATAGGAATATAACTTGATGGGAACGTCGTCGGTCGTCGCTGCAGATCGATTTTTTCCAGAGGATCAACTGTCTTTGGTGGGATGAAATTTACGACGTTACATCCGTTTCGACAGCTGTGGCTGGTTTGATTATATTTTTGGTAGATGGTTGTCTAAGGCCTGTTGTGCTGAAACTTGCTTAAAATATCCTCTGGCCAAATTTTAAAGGGATTCACCTTAAATTGCGCCATAGTCTGGCAAAGTGACACATCCGCCATTTTAGGCTTTTTTCATATCAACGATTAGTTTTCTACAAGCTCTTGTGAAGAAGGGACCATGCTTAAGATAGCTGTATTTTATCTCTTGTCTGGATTATGATTTGTTCGACTGCCCTGAGCATAAGCTTAACGTCGTTTTAGCCACCTGATACGGTAATGTTAAATTTAGTTAGAAACATCGCCGtaaaaaaaactgtggaagtgttaaATCAACACTGAGGTGGCAATGTATCAGTagcgatgtaatgccaacaaagaagaaaaaaaatacaaaaatgacaaaaaaaatagaaaaacggTTGCTGGTATTtaacccaaccggcggttgttagattttccaacaattctgtataagaatctaccaaaatctgtataaaatctgggcatatgcgaaattgctagatacatatattgtataagaatctaacaattttgtaagcttttcttacattttttgtatgagaatttaacaatttcgcatatgcccagttcttatacagattttggtagattcttatacagaattgttggaaaatctaacaaccgccgctTGGGTGTGTAAACGCATTTGTCACATGGTCACAATTATGACAAAATATATTTCTACCAATTAGGGAACGAAACTGCCGTAGGCTCTATGGATGCATATCTTGTAAGATCTGAAACTGAAAAGATTAAGCTTCAAGTGTTTACTTGCGAACATGTGTTGTATTTTTTCTATTGCATGCAGACCTGCAGTCGTGGTAGGCCGCGATTAGTCGATGACTAACAAGCTGTTACAggatgattttaatttttaaagccCAATATTCTTACAAAAACAGTTTTCCGACTGTTTCGCTTCGAGAGAAGAAAAGGAAAGTAATATACTCCCTGGACTTAGACGAGAACTTTATTCACTATGAACGCCTTTGAGAAACCATATTCTATTCAAATTGATACTGGGATTTAGGCTCAATTCACTATGATCGCCTTAGAGCAGCAATTATGTGCAGAAACTGATACTGCGCCGGTTATCATGGGGACTCAGTCGAGTATTAAATCCACTATGAGCACCTCTGAGGAATCATCTTGAACCCAGATTGATATTGCGTCTACCCTCGTGGGACTGAGACAAGCGCTCAGTCCAATATTATCGCCTTAGTTCAGccatatgagcatgagcatgctcatgattgaccgcccacggttgctactccgttattgccaggtcagcagtaattacacagagaaccaacagatgaattttgggaataacatcatcttcaatgtgtaagaactggtgacccaaaagtATGACAAATAAAGAAAACTAAGTAAAGAATTGGAACTTGCTCACCACTTCAGTTCGTCCGCTTTCAATAGCTCCAGATTTGAACAGGATGCATCAAGAATATCCACAATTTTCATGCATTTATTGCTTCAGATCAGCCATATGAAATGACAACAATAATAAGAAGGAGCCAAATTCATCCGCATTTGGAATATAAAACTATTGATAGCTCATTCTTATAATACAAACGTGAAATTAAAGCATTCACTGTTGCAATGCACAACGTCGCGACTGAATTGTAAAAAGAGGCAGCGTTTTTGTTTCCTTGGTGTATTTAACATTTCATATCCATGGAAACCTTATTAGATACATGAAAACGTCAGACATtaaaactaaataattttgaaacaccTCAGTCAAATATTTTGAAGCTAATCTCTCTTACTCGGGTATGAGCATCTCATAGCAATCATATTAGAAATGGCATGGTTACAGTATACTGCACAGGTTGGACACTATTgatgatactcatgtttttcttttgaatgaGCATCTCATAGCAATCATATTGCTCTCAAATTGATACTGCGTCTACCATCACTGGACTCAGAAGAGTGCTCAATTCAATAtgagtctagtctagtctacacttaCACAGCCATCACTTGGAAGAATCCTGCAAAGTGATAGATTCGACTACATCTATCacttttcttatcaatatttaTGCTTGAAGTACATTAGAAATGgggtccctccttagccgtgcggtaagacgcgcggctacaaagcaaaaccatgctgagggtggctgggttcgattcccggtgccggtctaggcaattttcggattggaaattgactcgacttccctgggcataaaagtatcatcgtgttagcctcatgatatacgaatgcaaaaatggtaacctggcttagaaacctcgcagttaataactgtggaagtgcttaatgaacactaagctgcgaggcggctctgtcccagtgtggggatgtaatgccaataagaagaagaagacattagAAATGTAACTCAAAcataaaagcggccaggcctacaGTGCAGCGTTGTTAATTTTTAGTGAATATCAGCACTTAACTTGATTTCACATTTATGTCATAGAACggggacatctcgtaccaaccgCTCCGTTTATAGTATTAGGTTATGTTTGACGattcgttgggagtgacttagctaagaagattaatgtacactccatAAGTCCTCCATAtcctgggatgggacacagtttttagtctagtgccctggcctatccagctttccacgttcgccataatggcggctgccataaataaatttgacagtaactgcttccgacgccgcTAAATTATTTTCGACGCTTCCACCGGTGGTCGTTTCATAGCAACTATTTTTacactgtttatttatttttacgtTAGCAGGCACAACATGGAAAAACTGGAGGATTTTCAATTCTCGTAACAAGCTTACAACAATTATAAACAAATTATTCGTTTGACGAATATATATATTCatcttttttttgtattttaggTGGAAGAAGAGCAAATTGGCATTCAAGTGCTACATTCATACAAAGTACCAGTTCTGTTTTAGTTTGCAACATAACtaattttagtttagttttagcactCGGATCCAAGTTTTTCCTAGGAGGTCTGATAAAAGGAACGTGACTTAATGTTCTGGCTTCTACGTGACGAATATCCTGGCGATCTGTTCTCCATTCAACTGCACTGCACTTAGTTGATGAGTGAAAACGAATCCGAAGTATTTTATTAAATACCTAATTCATGCTCGCAAAAGCCAGAATGTGCAGTTGAGTGCACTTGACCGTGTTAAAGAAATTCATACTTCTCGGTAGAACTGATGCTAGATGTTAACTGTTCAGTCTGTGCGGTCGACCTCTGGTCCAAGACGATGATCTTGTCTTTATAATATCAACCTTTTATCATAACGCAAAATAAAACTAGTACGAGCAGAATGCTTAGCACCATATATTTAATTCCTACCTATGATCGAAGTTAAGGATTAGAATACCAGTCTTGGGCTGTGGATATgtatcttctatatacataaaaatgattttctgtctgtctgacccttatagactggGAAACTACTgagccgatcggcgtgaaaatttgtatgaagaGGTGTTTTGGGCCGGGAGAAGTTCTTAAGATGGTGCGAGACCCCGCCACCCTTTGGAAAGAAGGCGtcacatacaaatgaaacacaaatttcttcataactctagaactaatcaaacaaatggaaccaaatctggcaagTGGAGTGACGCGATTGAATTACGTTACCCTTACCTTTTGGCATAacagaataattgttttttatcACTGAACGACGTAATCATTTGCTTATCTGATCAGTTCATTGGCTTTATACGCCGTTAAGTGAATGCATCTAATATAACGGAatgctatagggcactgcacgggaacatctctttctctttcgttcttcataaattttgacgtttactgg
Encoded proteins:
- the LOC134227427 gene encoding centrosomal and chromosomal factor-like, with product MAMAACYPNYDLSSSAGIGHQQQQQPSLHHLSLPSRLTGGAPTMAQKDYSIPLHVDCSVEYELPNQAKPPVGARVEPLLMIHPCYFRKMESQRRSPFINNMPNSTRSSNSIVANVVDSSSMSRRSSKSSSQQQAQQQQQQQQQQHAVVTSHQSTMQRHQNLQQQIDEYVQRQMAQRSQQAHYPVGTSSQQQQQQQQSQHVQSQQHRHHSHQPQPQQQQQQLHQQQSHLSSQQQSTNQYSLQSQQQQQQQLVNTSDWSCYMAPDGVVRGYRKPNLANQTAYSNSNSSSSSIVSNSSKSKVIKRSNTGMPPQLAAAGSGGHQQHQQQHQQNLIAATCAAFSSGGSSLEGGLPSGPRWDIEKTSMAAVPRDFQAGPESLPIKANASLLAAAAISSQTAPMSSNNNNNNSYQPSATMYRNPSVVGKRDAMLSGGCAVYSNNSNNNNNLRNNNNGTELGGSGSGSGSLWDSTAALLEKSPMATIPRDYQAGPEHMACSKMSAVANGMLGATASGHSLMRSGATGNTSASSYHHNHHHHQSSSSAEKAALFAGKYRQHQRASHRLHPYMMTSSMGGSFPPLMGPAFPQMQQVSCYNV